The following are encoded in a window of Ranitomeya variabilis isolate aRanVar5 chromosome 8, aRanVar5.hap1, whole genome shotgun sequence genomic DNA:
- the LOC143788850 gene encoding IgGFc-binding protein-like, whose translation MDFSATLLFWTFLHCVTPASVPQSEKCSSIPGQIQRKFITTFMQNILVNSDTSFQLYLVTFDKAATVTVAVSQPFFSKMVHVPQNSSSLVTLDHTYMITGQGISSKVVMVMSNVAISVFAFNTNKVSSDAMTCLPQEDLGVEYYIVTPGGGIGGQVSGTRKQFAVANGFEPEVQVDITVSGSITYNGISYKTGDSFTLSLGNQQVIQFQSSDDLTRTKVSSSAPVAVFVGHSCYKGSDSACDVLMDQLHPVKNWGNVFAVFPFFTHTQDVITIVAGSPDTCVTIDSPRGVTKHSLQEGAHVRIPVDKILLINATKPAMVSYLLHESSSPGLQYSYDPFLTTVPPSLLGRRYYQFVTRSSYDNFLLIVSQVSSDSEFYLDGKRLSSYPTTKKQFNGFIGRQVTLGKTDGQHEIYHQTSTFTLYVYGTGSTVSYGYSVGHGRPCADPHVLQPMQEAGCGLHCLPHGAQYTLPFSLVSEASLDVADIHLEDPLCLAEREGNNILIKIPFSGCGSKVLSEDGRTFYANTIYGTVPDTDVHRIEIPVKCEMESNKSLELVIKPQVKNVICKGYYNVSMRLYQSEGFTDPITLYPHEVDLHSNLHVELVVESVDEELRIFTESLTASPSLEDTNQRYNIIHHGCRQDSTLQDHPVTDRRRQRLTFHVVKFDHFHEVYLSANVIICHNSTSPNRCTQGCITPRLRRDVRTSGEELDTARLSEGPIVFRANRHSDILAPVLVAIMGIMVLLAALALVIQKEYYRKKMAAIQQSGNNCS comes from the exons ATGGATTTCTCAGCGACTCTTCTGTTCTGGACTTTCCTTCATT GTGTCACCCCAGCGTCAGTTCCTCAATCTGAGAAATGCAGTTCAATACCAG GACAGATACAAAGAAAATTTATAACCACCTTCATGCAGAACATTCTCGTAAACTCAGACACAAGTTTCCAGCTGTATCTTGTGACCTTTGATAAAGCGGCTACAGTCACGGTGGCGGTGTCCCAGCCGTTCTTCAGCAAGATGGTGCATGTTCCCCAGAACAGTAGTAGCCTGGTGACCCTGGATCACACGTATATGATCACAGGACAAGGTATCTCTTCCAAGGTTGTAATGGTGATGTCCAATGTGGCCATATCTGTTTTTGCCTTCAACACAAACAAGGTCTCCTCTGACGCCATGACCTGTCTACCACAAGAAGACCTTGGTGTGGAGTATTATATCGTTACTCCAGGGGGAGGAATAGGTGGGCAAGTGTCTGGAACCAGAAAACAATTTGCAGTAGCCAATGGGTTTGAACCTGAAGTCCAGGTGGACATTACAGTCTCAGGATCCATCACATATAATGGGATTtcctacaaaactggagattcGTTCACATTGTCACTGGGGAACCAACAAGTCATTCAGTTTCAAAGCTCTGATGACCTCACGAGAACCAAAGTCTCATCTTCAGCCCCGGTGGCCGTGTTTGTCGGACACTCCTGTTATAAGGGAAGTGATTCGGCttgtgatgtcctcatggatcagctcCATCCTGTGAAGAACTGGGGGAACGTCTTTGCTGTGTTCCCATTCTTCACTCACACTCAGGATGTCATCACTATAGTTGCGGGAAGTCCGGATACCTGTGTGACTATTGATAGCCCAAGAGGTGTCACGAAACATAGTCTACAAGAAGGTGCCCATGTCCGAATCCCTGTAGACAAAATCCTCCTCATCAATGCCACCAAACCTGCGATGGTCTCATATTTACTCCATGAATCTAGTTCACCTGGGTTACAATATTCGTATGATCCATTTCTTACCACCGTCCCACCATCATTACTGGGAAGAAGATATTACCAGTTTGTCACACGGTCTTCCTACGACAACTTCCTCCTCATCGTTTCTCAAGTGTCTTCAGACTCGGAGTTCTACCTGGATGGAAAACGACTAAGTTCTTACCCAACGACCAAGAAACAATTCAATGGGTTTATAGGTCGGCAAGTCACATTGGGTAAAACTGACGGTCAGCATGAGATCTACCACCAGACCTCCACATTCACACTTTATGTTTATGGGACTGGATCTACTGTCTCTTATGGATATTCGGTGGGTCATGGAAGACCATGTGCAG ATCCACATGTTCTACAACCAATGCAAGAGGCGGGATGTGGACTCCATTGTCTCCCGCATGGCGCCCAGTACACGTTACCCTTCAGCTTGGTGTCGGAAGCCTCCTTAGATGTTGCAGATATCCACCTTGAAGATCCTCTCTGCCTGGCAGAACGGGAAGGAAATAATATTCTTATTAAAATACCGTTCAGCGGTTGTGGATCTAAAGTTCTG TCCGAGGATGGGAGAACGTTCTACGCCAACACCATCTACGGGACTGTCCCTGACACAGACGTCCATCGTATCGAGATCCCAGTGAAGTGTGAAATGGAGAGTAATAAGTCTCTGGAACTGGTGATAAAACCTCAAGTGAAGAATGTGATCTGTAAAGGTTATTACAACGTGTCCATGAGACTCTACCAGAGCGAGGGCTTCACTGACCCCATCACCCTTTATCCTCATGAGGTGGATCTGCACAGCAACCTACATGTGGAGCTCGTGGTGGAGTCAGTGGATGAGGAGCTGCGGATATTCACAGAATCCCTCACTGCTTCCCCGTCATTAGAGGACACAAATCAGAGATACAACATCATCCACCATGG ATGCCGCCAGGACTCCACCTTACAGGATCACCCGGTGACAGACCGGCGCCGGCAGCGCTTAACTTTCCATGTGGTTAAGTTTGATCATTTCCATGAAGTCTACCTGAGCGCTAATGTGATCATCTGTCACAACTCCACCTCCCCGAATCGCTGCACTCAGGGCTGTATCACCCCAAGACTGAGACGGGACGTCCGCACCTCGGGGGAAGAACTGGACACCGCCAGATTATCGGAGGGCCCCATTGTGTTTAGGGCTA ACAGGCACAGTGATATCCTGGCACCAGTGCTGGTCGCCATCATGGGTATCATGGTGCTTCTGGCAGCACTGGCCCTGGTCATTCAGAAAGAATAttaccggaaaaagatggcggctatCCAACAAAGCGGCAATAATTGTTCCTAA